Proteins co-encoded in one Pocillopora verrucosa isolate sample1 chromosome 1, ASM3666991v2, whole genome shotgun sequence genomic window:
- the LOC136283082 gene encoding uncharacterized protein: MHLELTCGVPQSSCLGPLLFVLYASKIFQVVDKHPPGIHCYADDSQLYLSFCPNASVNQEVALARMESCIDDIRNWMLIDKLKLDDDKTEFLIIGASQQLAKVTISSLRVGNSAITPVSSARNLGSWFDAKLLLLIQSEEAKKVPV, from the coding sequence ATGCACTTGGAACTGACTTGTGGTGTCCCTCAGAGCTCATGCCTTGGCCCATTATTGTTTGTATTGTATGCGAGCAAGATTTTTCAAGTCGTGGACAAACATCCGCCTGGCATTCATTGTTATGCAGATGACAGCCAACTTTATTTGTCCTTCTGCCCCAATGCTAGTGTTAACCAAGAGGTTGCTTTGGCTAGAATGGAAAGCTGTATTGATGATATTCGTAATTGGATGTTGATTGATAAATTGAAACTGGACGACGACAAGACTGAGTTTCTGATCATTGGTGCATCCCAGCAACTCGCTAAAGTAACTATTTCCAGTCTCCGTGTTGGCAACTCAGCAATTACTCCCGTGTCATCTGCGAGGAACTTGGGCTCATGGTTCGATGCAAAACTCTTACTACTTATACAATCTGAGGAGGCTAAGAAAGTACCTGtctaa